The Arachis hypogaea cultivar Tifrunner chromosome 19, arahy.Tifrunner.gnm2.J5K5, whole genome shotgun sequence genome has a window encoding:
- the LOC140181955 gene encoding calcium-transporting ATPase 10, plasma membrane-type-like, with translation MQASYSSATPCSKRPYWRCYFPNTQAIIYVVNSSDTDRLVIAKEEFHAILEADSEVHIHWKGAIEIVLAYCTQYIDANDQLVDMDEEKDPCRPGVKDSVELCQKYGVKVVRRGRSVYANIQKFIQFQLTVNVAALVINVVAAVSSGDLPLNAVQILWVNLTMDTFGALALATEPPTDHLMDWARRYFLTEIEGLEQKSDSEVEEGLLMLLDSDLSALKVDFLELQNSKWRASNYRKKW, from the exons ATGCAGGCTTCCTATTCTAGTGCTACCCCCTGTTCCAAAAG GCCTTATTGGAGGTGTTACTTTCCAAATACTCAAGCAATAATCTATGTTGTTAATTCAAGTGATACCGATAGGCTTGTGATAGCTAAGGAAGAGTTCCATGCTATTCTGGAG GCTGACTCTGAAGTTCACATACACTGGAAAGGTGCTATTGAAATTGTCCTAGCCTACTGTACACAGTACATTGATGCAAATGACCAGTTGGTAGACATGGATGAGGAAAAG GATCCTTGTCGACCTGGAGTCAAAGATTCAGTGGAGCTTTGCCAAAAATATGGGGTTAAG GTTGTGAGACGGGGACGTTCTGTGTATGCAAATATTCAGAAATTTATCCAGTTTCAGCTTACAGTAAATGTAGCAGCTCTTGTTATAAATGTTGTTGCTGCTGTTTCCTCTGGTGATCTCCCATTGAATGCAGTGCAG ATTTTGTGGGTGAATCTTACCATGGATACTTTTGGAGCACTAGCATTGGCAACTGAACCACCAACTGACCATCTTATGGATTGGGCCCGAAG gtattttctgactgaaattgagggacttgagcaaaaatcagattcagaggttgaagaaggactgctgatgctattggattctgacctctctgcactcaaagtggattttctggagctacagaactcaaaatggcgcgcttccaattacagaaaaaaatggtga